Genomic DNA from Spirochaetota bacterium:
AGTTCGTGATACAGCCGTCACGGGCGGTATCCGATACCATGCGGCCTGCACTGAAGAAAGGCGATATGGTTTTTACGCTCAAGTTGGCGTACGGCATACGCCTGCCGTTCATCCAGTCGCGCGAAACGGGGCTGACGATACCGTTCGGAAAGCCGAAAACAGGCGATGTGGTCCTCGTCAATGATCCGCAAAAACCTGTGCCGCATGCGCTCGTCCGGCTCCTGGCATTCCCGGTCTACGCGTTCACGTTCGGGAGAGTTGACCTTGCCCCGAAGCACGCTGTCATCAAGCGCGTGGTGGCGCTCCCGACGGACAAGGTATCGATACGGTTCAAGCGGGTGTATGTGAACGATGTTCTTCTAAAGGAGACATGGCCGACGCTTACCACCGATGCACGCATATTGCCCGCTTCGGTGAGCCAGCGGGATGAGATAGCCGCCTTCGTCGTCCCGTACGGGCACTATTATCTCCTTGGGGATAATCGCGATTACAGCTATGACAGCAGGGATTTCGGACCCCAGCCGCTTTCGGCAATAGAGGGGAAAGTGCTCGTGAAGTAGGGGTCGTTATTTCATGAACGAGAACATCGTCTTAAGCTTGTTGCCGATGCCGTCGCGTCTGGTATGGGCGTTCTCGAACGAATATGACGGTATCCTGTCAAGGGCGATATCGTAGGCGAAACGCGTATGTTCCCGTGAGAGCGTATTGTACGCTTCGAGCACGTCGCGGAATATATCGACGGCGTTGGGGTGTTTCGATACGTCGGGGTGATGCGTCAGCGCCAGCCGCTGGAACGCGGAGCGTATCTCGCTCTGGCTTGCCGTTGCCCGTACGTTCAATACCTGATAATGTGTCTTGGTTTTCATAATACTATTACCTGCACTGACATTATCGACAGAATGAGGCATACTTTTTAGCGCACCGAAGCGCTGTATATCCGATGCCTTTGGGAGCGGTCATTCACTCACCGAATTATCACGTAAGAAAAGAAAACCACTGAGGGCACTGAGAACACAAGAGAATGCAATAAAAAGACATGGAGGATAATGCGCGGCATGCTTCATCTTTCGGGTCAAAATGTTCAATTGCCCTTCTACTCTTTCTCGGCCTTTTCTCCGTGGTTCTCTTTATCCTTATGCGATGATTTTGGCCTGTACCGGCTTGCTTTTTATGCACCTCAGCGTAGAATGATACGGGTGACGGGCATGGACAATACGACAAAACAGAACACGATAATCGATATCGCGCGCGATACCGGGCTTTCCGTAGCGACCGTGTCACGGGCGTTGAATTCAAATCCCAACGTTACCGAGGCGACGAAGCGTCGTGTGCTCGCGAGCGCCCGAAAGCTCAATTACTCGCCCAATGAGAACGCAAAAACACTTGCCCGGGGCTTAAGCGATACGATAGGGCTCTTGCTCCCCGATAATTCAAAAGTGAACCATTTGTTCTTCAGTGCGATCAATGCCGAGATACTGCGTCGTAAGATGGATGTGCTGACGTTCAACGCGAACAACAGCGTCGTTCTCGAGGAAACGCTCATCAAGGAATTCATCAATCGGAGGGTCGGCGGCATCATCGTATTGCCGATACCGGGGGATTATTCCTTCATCGGCGAAGCGATGCGGCGGCCCGTGCCGCTCGTGGTCATCGGCCGTTTTGTGCCGGACTATCCGGTAAGCCATATCCTCCTCGATTTCAGGAAAGGCATATGCGAGGCGGTCGATCATCTCGTCGTAAGCAGGCAGAAGAAGCGCATCGTGCAGCTCGCATTGAAGGATGTGTATGAGGGCATCGAGCGTCGCAAGGCGTTCGAATTCGCGCTCAAGGCGAACGGCATCGAATTCGATCAGAAGCCGCTGTATCTGGTGGAGGACACCTGCGAGAGCGGCTATGAGGCCATGAAGCGCATCTGCGACAGCGGCATGCAGCTGGACGCGGTGATATGCAGCTCGGATTACACCGCCGCCGGGGCGATACGCGCGCTCATCGATCGGGGCAAGAAGGTGCCGGATGATATCGCCGTGGTCGGCTTCCATAATACCGATATCTCCGAATATTATACGCCGCGGATAAGCACCGTCGGGTTCGATATAAACGAATTCGCCCGTGCCGCCGTTGACAATATCATCGCGCACATGCGGGGCACGCCGGAGCCGAAGAACATCGGCATCAGCACCGCGTTCATCCAGAAGGAAACGACATAGATCGGAGCGTCCATGGTACCGATATTCATCGCAGCGACGGGGCAGAACGTCGGGAAGACGACGGCGAGCGTGGGGATCTTGAACTTCTTCAAGAAGCGGGGTTTCAGGACGGGTTTCATCAAGCCGGTCGGCCAGAAGTATATCACGGTTGACGATGTCATGGTCGACGACGATTCGGTGTTCATGCGCGACATTTTCGGGCTTACGGACGATCTCAAATCGATGAGCCCGGTCGCCATCCCGCGCGGGTTCACCACCGATTACATACAGAACCGCGAGAAGTATGCGCATCTCACCGACGATATCGAAAAGGCGTTCGCCCGAGTCTCGAAGGACAAGGATGTCGTCATCGTCGAGGGTACGGGGCATTCCGGCGTCGGATCGATATTCAATCTTTCAAATGCCACAGTCGCAAAAATGCTCAATGCCCGCCCCATAATCGTCTCCGAGGGCGGCATCGGCAGCGCTATCGATGAGATCGTGCTCAATGCGGCGCTGCTCGAGAATGAAGGGATGAAGACGCTCGGCGTCATCGTCAATAAAGTGCACGAAGACAAATACGATAAGATAAAAGAGATCGTGTCCGACGACCTTCGGCACAAGGGGTTCGCACCGCTCGGGTTCATCCCGTATCGGACGTTCCTGACCTATCCGCATCTGGCCAACATCAAGGAAAAGACGAAGGCGGAAGTGCTCTGCAACGGCGAGCATATGAACGATTATGTCGAGACCATCGTCATCGCCGCCATGGAGCCGCAGAACACGATAGCGTATCTCGCCAATCGATCGCTCGTGATAACCCCGGGCGACCGCAACGACAACATCCTCGTCGCCATGAGTTCGCATCTCATGGGCCAGGAAGATGACATGCATGTGGCGGGCATACTGCTTACGGGCGGTTTCATGCCGCATCAGAGCATCATTTCGCTCCTCAAGAAAACGAACATCCCGGTGCTCATCACCAAGTCGGATACGTATACGGTGGCTTCCCAGGTGTATTCCCTGACGGTGAAGACGCAGCCGAGCGACGGCGCGAAGATCGAGATCATCAAGGACGTGTTCGATAAGTACATCGATACCGAAGCGCTCATGAAGTCGATAGGACTGTAAGCGTCGCGTGCCCGCTGTATTGCCTTTTGCTGCAATCCTTCGTATACTGAGCCTATGGAAAGTGCATTCCTCGAGGTGCGGCGCAAGCTCCTCATACGAAAACATCTTGAAAGCCGGAACGATGAGATCAATGACGGTTTCATGTCCGGCATGAAGCGCTACTTCGAGTGGAGGGATATCATGACCTTTGAGAAATTCATCAAGGTGATGACGGGCATGAAGGCCCGTAACAATACGCGTGTCGTCCTCGAATTAACGAAGACCTATCCCGACGGTATGCCCGGCACGGTCGAGGGAGAGTACCTCGAGGCATCGGAGAACTACATCATACTGAAACATCCGCAGGCGATAACCGCATACTGCATGGACGATGTCGCCGCGGTGAAGCCGCCGGCGGAGTAGGCGCGGGAACACTCACCCCCTCAGGGCTCCCCCTCTCTCACGGGGAAGTGAGAGAGGGGGAGATCACAACTACTTCCAATGAATTTTCATGGTGTATATAGTCATGCATTTGCAGCAGGACTGAATGAACCATCCTTCTGCATGACGATTGCTGCCAGAGATTTGGTATACTTATCAGTGAGCGGGTAAGAGGGGGGGAGAGGAAAGAGAAGATCAAGGATGTATCATGATGGTAAGAGAGTCAAATGTACGAACACAGCGCTTGCAGGCAGATAAAGTAGTACAGAAAAATGTTGTGGGAGTAATTATTTGAACAAAATGTTAGCGGGATCAAAATTACTGTGCAGAACACGATACGATATATTTTCCTTCCGCGCCCCTTCCCCTCTCTCACTTCCCCGTGAGAGAGGGGAAGGGGCTGGGGGATGGGGTGAGTGAGCTCAAGGGAGACCGAATGTATACATGGAAAAAAGGCGTGGATAGATGTTATTCCTCCGCGCCATCGTGGATCCCCGTTGGAGTGAGTCAGCGTGCGCAACGGTGCAGACAGGCGGCTTTGCCGTAACGGTATGGCATAAGTGCACGAATGCCGCGGTGCGACGCGCCGCAGGCGTAACCTATTCCGGTTTTGCCTGCGTGACGATGCGGTAGACGATGGGGCGCGTGAAGCTCTCTCCCTTGTCCGTGAACACATTTATCTTGATGACGCGTTCTGTCTTCGTGTTGATATAGACGCGTACCTTGTACATCCGCTTGCCGCTCGTGCGGTCGACGCGCGCTTCGAGAAGTACGGCTGATCTGTCGCGTACGGTATCGTCGCGATAGACGGTGAGCGGTTCATACTCGAGCGATTTCGACAGGCTGTCCATTATCATGAAGTTCACGCGATCGGTGCTGAAATCCTGATAGTAGAGCGTAAGTCCCATGAGGCCGCTGTACGTGGTCTTCCCTTCGTAGGTGAACATCGGTACTTCATCGCCGATCATGTTCGGCGGGATGTTGACGAGATTGTCCTGGAACGAGCCGGTATAGTCGCCGTATTTCTTCGAGAACGTGCGCACCACGAGCTCCCGGCCTTTTTCCATTTTTGCGATACCGGCGATGTCCCTGTCGTAGCCGTACACGCAGTATTGCGGCACGCGGATGCGGAACACCGACCCGACGGTCTCCAGATTATCCACGCTCGAATCGATGAGGTAGTACATATCGTTGGACTTCGAGAGCCATTTTCCGTCGAGGTAGCGCCATTCCTCGCCGTTTATCTTGTTGTAGTTCGTCGCCCTGAGGGCGTAATTATCAGGATTGTCGACCGAAACTTCGTTCAAGAGCAGTACCGAGTTTATATATTCGTTCTTTCGTTTAATGAAGATATCGAAATTGGTCCCGTCGACCGCGCGGAAGAAGATGTCGGACGGATTGAGTATCAATTCGCTGAGGTTCGTCCTGACGACGATGATGTTCGTCATCACATAATCCTCACCTTTAATAAGGATCTCCTTCGTGCGCGATGTCGAAACCGCCGAGAGTGGAAGGTTCGACGGCAGGGTCGCTAACACATCGAGGGGCGGTTTGACGCTGTTCGTCTCGGGCTTTACGGTGACCGGCGGCATGCGCTCTACGGCGGTCGGCGGATTGGCGTTGAGGGCCGTCGAATAGGTGACGACGTTCGTGCGCAGGACATTGTTGGTGATGAAATTGGTTATGTACACGATATTTGTCCTGACCACCGATGCCGGTGCAGCCGTTGCGGTGGTCGCCGTTTGGACTAT
This window encodes:
- a CDS encoding LacI family DNA-binding transcriptional regulator, giving the protein MDNTTKQNTIIDIARDTGLSVATVSRALNSNPNVTEATKRRVLASARKLNYSPNENAKTLARGLSDTIGLLLPDNSKVNHLFFSAINAEILRRKMDVLTFNANNSVVLEETLIKEFINRRVGGIIVLPIPGDYSFIGEAMRRPVPLVVIGRFVPDYPVSHILLDFRKGICEAVDHLVVSRQKKRIVQLALKDVYEGIERRKAFEFALKANGIEFDQKPLYLVEDTCESGYEAMKRICDSGMQLDAVICSSDYTAAGAIRALIDRGKKVPDDIAVVGFHNTDISEYYTPRISTVGFDINEFARAAVDNIIAHMRGTPEPKNIGISTAFIQKETT
- the lepB gene encoding signal peptidase I; amino-acid sequence: MGTEFYVRKPRRDMFALIRRAVIGVSMGFLAAGGLSEFVIQPSRAVSDTMRPALKKGDMVFTLKLAYGIRLPFIQSRETGLTIPFGKPKTGDVVLVNDPQKPVPHALVRLLAFPVYAFTFGRVDLAPKHAVIKRVVALPTDKVSIRFKRVYVNDVLLKETWPTLTTDARILPASVSQRDEIAAFVVPYGHYYLLGDNRDYSYDSRDFGPQPLSAIEGKVLVK
- a CDS encoding AAA family ATPase produces the protein MVPIFIAATGQNVGKTTASVGILNFFKKRGFRTGFIKPVGQKYITVDDVMVDDDSVFMRDIFGLTDDLKSMSPVAIPRGFTTDYIQNREKYAHLTDDIEKAFARVSKDKDVVIVEGTGHSGVGSIFNLSNATVAKMLNARPIIVSEGGIGSAIDEIVLNAALLENEGMKTLGVIVNKVHEDKYDKIKEIVSDDLRHKGFAPLGFIPYRTFLTYPHLANIKEKTKAEVLCNGEHMNDYVETIVIAAMEPQNTIAYLANRSLVITPGDRNDNILVAMSSHLMGQEDDMHVAGILLTGGFMPHQSIISLLKKTNIPVLITKSDTYTVASQVYSLTVKTQPSDGAKIEIIKDVFDKYIDTEALMKSIGL
- a CDS encoding J domain-containing protein: MKTKTHYQVLNVRATASQSEIRSAFQRLALTHHPDVSKHPNAVDIFRDVLEAYNTLSREHTRFAYDIALDRIPSYSFENAHTRRDGIGNKLKTMFSFMK